One Saccharomyces eubayanus strain FM1318 chromosome XVI, whole genome shotgun sequence DNA segment encodes these proteins:
- the VPS4 gene encoding AAA family ATPase VPS4, producing MSTGDFLSKGIELVQKAIDLDTATQYEEAYTAYYNGLDYLMLALKYEKNPKSKELIRAKFTEYLNRAEQLKKHLETDETSGGKKSPSAGSGSTSGNKKISQEEGEDNGGEDNKKLRGALSSAILSEKPNVKWEDVAGLEGAKEALKEAVILPVKFPHLFKGNRKPTTGILLYGPPGTGKSYLAKAVATEANSTFFSVSSSDLVSKWMGESEKLVKQLFAMARENKPSIIFIDEVDALTGTRGEGESEASRRIKTELLVQMNGVGNDSQGVLVLGATNIPWQLDSAIRRRFERRIYIPLPDLAARTTMFEINVGDTPCLLTKEDYRTLGGMTEGYSGSDIAVVVKDALMQPIRKIQGATHFKDVSTEQDDSKKLTPCSPGDDDAIEMSWTDIEADELKEPDLTIKDFLKAIKSTRPTVNEDDLLKQEQFTRDFGQEGN from the coding sequence ATGAGTACGGGAGATTTTTTGAGCAAGGGGATAGAGCTGGTCCAAAAGGCCATTGATTTGGACACGGCAACGCAGTATGAAGAGGCTTATACGGCGTACTACAACGGATTAGACTATTTGATGCTGGCTTTGAAGTACGAAAAGAACCCCAAGTCGAAGGAGTTGATAAGAGCAAAGTTCACAGAGTATCTGAACCGTGCAGagcaattgaagaagcatTTGGAAACTGACGAGACAAGTGGGGGGAAGAAGTCCCCTAGTGCCGGTAGTGGTTCCACGAGTGGTAATAAGAAAATCTCGCAAGAGGAAGGTGAGGATAACGGTGGTGAAGACAACAAAAAACTAAGAGGTGCTCTATCGAGTGCCATCTTATCCGAGAAGCCTAATGTCAAATGGGAAGACGTGGCTGGGCTGGAAGGAGCTAAGGAGGCCCTTAAAGAAGCCGTTATCTTGCCTGTGAAGTTCCCACATTTGTTCAAAGGTAATCGTAAGCCCACAACAGGAATTTTATTATACGGACCACCGGGTACGGGTAAATCGTACTTGGCGAAAGCTGTGGCCACCGAGGCTAATTCTACTTTCTTCAGTGTTAGTTCTAGTGACTTGGTCTCTAAATGGATGGGTGAATCTGAAAAACTGGTGAAACAGTTGTTTGCCATGGCAAGAGAGAACAAGCCTtctatcatcttcattgatgaagtgGATGCGCTTACAGGAACCAGAGGTGAGGGGGAAAGTGAAGCAAGCAGAAGAATTAAAACCGAGTTGCTAGTACAAATGAATGGTGTAGGAAATGATTCCCAGGGCGTATTGGTCCTCGGTGCCACGAACATTCCATGGCAACTAGACAGTGCCatcagaagaagatttgaaagaagaatatacATACCATTGCCAGATTTAGCGGCCAGAACCACTATGTTCGAGATTAACGTCGGCGACACCCCCTGCTTGTTGACCAAAGAAGATTATAGAACTTTGGGTGGGATGACTGAAGGTTATTCTGGGAGTGATATTGCCGTGGTGGTAAAAGATGCTCTGATGCAGCCAATAAGGAAGATTCAGGGCGCCACTCATTTCAAGGATGTGTCTACAGAGCAAGATGattcaaagaaactaaCGCCGTGCTCTCCCGGTGATGATGACGCCATTGAAATGAGTTGGACTGATATCGAAGCTGACGAACTAAAAGAACCTGACCTTACCATAAAGGATTTCTTGAAGGCCATCAAGTCGACGAGACCTACTGTTAACGAGGATGATTTGctgaaacaagaacagTTCACAAGAGATTTTGGCCAAGAAGGTAACTAA
- the BET2 gene encoding Rab geranylgeranyltransferase BET2, with amino-acid sequence MSGLSALLKEKHIRYIESLDSKKHNFEYWLTEHLRLNGMYWGLTALCVLDSSETFAKDEVISFVLSCWDDKYGAFAPFPRHDAHLLTTLSGVQILATYDALDVLGEERKARLVAFIRGNQLEDGSFQGDRFGEVDTRFVYTALSALSILGELTPEVVDPAVKFVLKCYNFDGGFGLCPNAESHAAQAFTCLGALAIANRLNALNHDQLEEIGWWLCERQLPEGGLNGRPSKLPDVCYSWWVLSSLAIIDKLDWINYEKLTEFILNCQDEKKGGISDRPENEVDVFHTVFGVAGLSLMGYGDLVPIDPVYCMPSSITAKFKKYPYK; translated from the coding sequence ATGTCGGGACTGTCAGCGTTGCTTAAGGAGAAACATATTCGCTACATTGAATCACTAGATTCCAAGAAACacaattttgaatattgGCTTACGGAACATCTTCGTTTAAACGGGATGTATTGGGGGCTTACAGCCCTATGTGTGCTTGATTCTTCCGAGACGTTTGCAAAAGATGAGGTTATATCGTTTGTGCTCAGTTGCTGGGACGATAAATATGGCGCATTTGCACCATTTCCAAGGCATGATGCACACTTATTGACCACACTGTCCGGGGTGCAGATTTTGGCCACGTATGATGCCTTAGACGTTCTCGGCGAAGAGCGTAAAGCTCGATTGGTTGCATTTATTCGTGGCAACCAATTGGAGGATGGCTCATTTCAAGGTGACAGGTTTGGGGAAGTCGATACAAGATTTGTTTATACGGCGTTGAGTGCGCTGTCGATTTTGGGCGAATTGACGCCGGAAGTGGTTGATCCTGCAGTGAAATTTGTACTAAAGTGTTATAATTTTGACGGTGGATTTGGATTGTGCCCTAATGCTGAATCACACGCAGCGCAAGCTTTTACGTGCCTTGGTGCTTTGGCTATTGCGAACAGGTTAAACGCGCTAAATCATGATCAATTAGAAGAGATTGGATGGTGGCTTTGCGAGCGGCAATTACCAGAAGGTGGATTGAACGGTAGGCCAAGTAAACTACCTGATGTTTGTTACAGTTGGTGGGTTTTATCTTCACTGGCTATTATTGATAAACTGGACTGGATAAACTACGAGAAATTAACTGAGTTCATACTAAATTGTCAAGATGAGAAAAAGGGCGGAATAAGTGATAGACCTGAAAATGAAGTTGATGTTTTCCATACTGTCTTTGGGGTTGCTGGCCTAAGTTTAATGGGGTACGGTGATCTAGTTCCAATAGATCCTGTATATTGTATGCCAAGCTCCATCACagccaaattcaaaaaatatccaTACAAATAG
- the DPB2 gene encoding DNA polymerase epsilon noncatalytic subunit: MFSSGSVLPVKIQPPLLRPLAYRVLSRKYGLSIKSDGLSALAEFVGTNIGTNWRQGSATIRFLEQFATVWKQQERGLFIDQDGVKEVIQEMKEREKAEWSHEHPTQHGDDILRHSGDDSDDDMPMAADSSLQNALLSSPIRDPINENKHNVSSRLEKSKNLDWRDYFKVINASQQQRFSYNPRKMQFIFVANKKENLLGSSTGFLPDIADKVQMFLTRYYLTNDRVMRNENFQNSDMFNPLSSMVSLQNELSNAGQKQQFNSMNITPIKNLLGRDAQNFLILGLLNKNFKGNWSIEDPSGSVEIDISQTIPTQGHYYAPGCMVLVEGIYYSVGNKFHVTSMTLPPGERREITLETMGNLDLLGIHGLSNNNFIARLDKDLKIRLHLLEKELTDHKFIILGADLFLDDLRIMTALSKILQKLNDDPPTLLIWQGSFTSIPVFASMSSRNVSSSTQYKNNFDALATLLSQYDNLTERTTMIFIPGPNDLWGSMISLGANGILPQDAIPSVFTKKMNKVCKNIIWSSNPTRIAYLSQEIVLFRDDLTERFKRHHLEFAFNENEESYTESANTTTKDTDIVPIDELVKNPDQLPQKVQESRKLVKTILDQGHLSPFVDSIRPISWDLDHTLTLCPIPSTMILCDTTSAQFDLTYNGCKVINPGSFIHNRRARYMEYIPSTKKTIQEEIYF, translated from the coding sequence ATGTTTAGTTCAGGGAGCGTTCTACCTGTGAAAATTCAGCCTCCCCTGCTCAGGCCACTGGCGTACAGAGTTCTGTCAAGAAAATATGGTCTATCGATTAAGTCCGATGGGTTATCTGCTCTGGCAGAGTTTGTCGGCACTAACATAGGCACCAATTGGAGACAGGGGTCTGCTACGATAAGATTCCTCGAGCAATTTGCGACGGTGTGGAAGCAACAGGAAAGAGGATTGTTCATCGACCAAGACGGGGTTAAAGAGGTGATTCAGGAGATGAAAGAGCGTGAAAAGGCTGAATGGAGCCACGAACACCCTACCCAGCACGGCGATGATATACTGAGGCATAGTGGCGATGACAGCGACGATGACATGCCCATGGCAGCTGATTCCTCTTTACAAAATGCATTATTATCTTCACCCATTCGAGACCCCATCAATGAGAACAAGCACAACGTTTCTTCCAGGTTAGAGAAATCTAAAAACCTGGACTGGAGAGACTATTTCAAAGTTATCAATGCTTCGCAGCAACAAAGGTTCTCATATAATCCCCGTAAAATGCAGTTCATTTTCGTTGCAAATAAAAAGGAGAATTTATTGGGCAGCAGTACGGGGTTTCTACCTGATATTGCGGATAAAGTACAGATGTTCCTGACAAGATATTATCTCACCAACGATAGAGTCATGAGAAACgagaattttcaaaacagcGACATGTTCAATCCATTGTCCTCTATGGTGTCGTTACAAAACGAACTATCCAATGCTGGCCAAAAACAGCAATTCAATAGCATGAATATCACGCCAATCAAGAATCTGCTAGGTAGAGATgctcaaaattttttaatattgGGCCTCCTGAACAAGAACTTCAAGGGAAATTGGTCAATAGAAGATCCTTCTGGCTCCGTAGAAATCGACATTTCACAAACTATCCCCACGCAGGGCCATTATTATGCACCAGGTTGCATGGTCCTTGTAGAAGGTATATATTACTCTGTGGGGAATAAGTTTCACGTCACTTCTATGACTTTACCTCCTGGtgaaagaagagaaattaCATTGGAGACTATGGGTAATTTGGATCTTCTAGGTATACATGGGCTTTCCAATAACAACTTTATTGCTCGTTTGGACAAAGACTTAAAAATCAGATTACATCTattagaaaaggaattaaCTGACCACAAATTCATAATTCTCGGCGCTGATTTATTCTTGGATGATTTGAGAATTATGACCGCGTTGAGTAAAATATTACAAAAGTTGAATGACGATCCGCCAACATTGTTGATCTGGCAAGGTTCCTTTACTTCAATCCCCGTTTTTGCTTCAATGAGTAGTCGGAACGTGAGTAGTTCAACCCAGTATAAGAACAACTTTGACGCTTTAGCTACGCTATTGTCGCAATATGACAATTTGACTGAAAGAACCACAATGATATTCATTCCGGGCCCTAATGATCTGTGGGGATCAATGATCTCACTTGGGGCGAATGGCATATTACCACAGGATGCCATTCCTAGTGTgtttaccaaaaaaatgaacaaagtttgcaaaaatattatttggAGTTCAAACCCAACAAGGATAGCGTACTTATCTCAAGAAATAGTACTCTTCAGAGACGATTTGACTGAAAGATTCAAAAGACACCATTTGGAATTTGCATTtaacgaaaatgaagaatcGTATACTGAAAGTGCTAATACGACAACCAAAGATACTGATATCGTTCCAATCGATGAATTAGTAAAAAATCCAGATCAATTACCACAAAAAGTTCAAGAATCAAGAAAGCTCGTAAAAACTATATTAGATCAGGGCCATTTATCACCCTTTGTTGATTCTATACGCCCAATTTCATGGGATTTAGATCATACTTTAACACTCTGTCCCATACCATCAACAATGATTTTATGTGACACAACGTCTGCACAATTTGATTTGACATACAACGGCTGTAAAGTCATTAACCCTGGAAGTTTTATTCATAATAGGCGTGCGAGGTATATGGAGTATATTCCATccacaaagaaaactataCAGGAGGAAATATATTTCTAA
- the PRP4 gene encoding U4/U6-U5 snRNP complex subunit PRP4: MSKGVSFENLPVDLQHKSVTQNESTADILSQLPHERLQAVLEKVPEDDVEVRKVLLLLKKPEVVDNEDVQQRRVRLAEALITDEVDPSGISNTAEVNTEEEDEEDDEEFFTPATSELISARKFLVKYSLERSRKRLQAEMQRHQNFNIKEELLSRRAELERMANLELAGSQLVSTRPISAVSLSPDNDYIATGSWAGDINILNSQTLQPLAQKLDSHIGKIGAVQWHPGSNNQIISCAEDGLIKNFQYLNEEGDLRLLGDLVGHERRVSDLKYHPSGQFIGSASHDMTWRLWDASTYQELLLQEGHAKGVFCLSFQCDGSLVCSGGMDSLAMIWDIRSGNKVMSLTGHSKPIYTVDWSTNGHQVATGGGDGLINVWDIRQRDGGQVHQILAHRNIVTKVQFSKDDNGKKLVSCGYDNLINVYSSDNWLKVASLEGHTDKIISLDISNDSQYLVSGGWDRSVKIWN, translated from the coding sequence ATGAGTAAAGGTGTTTCGTTTGAAAATCTTCCAGTGGATTTGCAACATAAGAGTGTTACACAAAATGAAAGTACCGCTGATATATTAAGCCAGTTACCACATGAACGATTACAAGCTGTCCTTGAGAAGGTGCCAGAAGATGACGTTGAAGTGAGAAAAGTactattgttattgaaGAAGCCAGAAGTGGTGGATAATGAAGATGTGCAGCAGAGAAGGGTACGACTGGCTGAAGCGCTGATAACTGATGAAGTTGATCCATCTGGTATCTCAAATACAGCAGAAGTAAATACCGAAGAGGAAGACGAGGAAGATGACGAGGAGTTTTTTACGCCAGCAACTTCTGAGCTAATATCTGCTAGGAAATTTCTAGTCAAATACTCATTAGAGAGATCTCGAAAGAGGTTACAGGCAGAGATGCAAAGGcaccaaaatttcaatataaAGGAAGAGTTACTTAGTCGACGAGCGGAACTAGAACGTATGGCAAATTTAGAACTTGCTGGATCTCAATTAGTATCTACTAGGCCTATATCAGCCGTCTCTTTATCACCGGATAATGATTATATCGCAACTGGAAGCTGGGCGGGTGATATTAACATATTGAATTCTCAAACGCTACAACCGTTAGCACAGAAACTCGATTCTCACATAGGGAAAATTGGGGCTGTACAATGGCATCCTGGATCAAACAATCAAATAATATCATGTGCAGAAGATGGActcatcaaaaatttccaataCTTAAACGAGGAAGGGGACTTACGGTTATTGGGAGACCTTGTGGGGCACGAAAGACGTGTCTCTGATTTGAAGTACCATCCCAGTGGTCAATTTATAGGCAGTGCCTCTCACGATATGACGTGGAGGCTCTGGGATGCTTCCACGTACCAAGAGCTTCTATTGCAAGAAGGTCATGCCAAGGGGGTATTCTGTTTGTCTTTCCAATGTGATGGATCGCTTGTTTGTAGCGGTGGAATGGACTCCCTTGCAATGATATGGGACATACGATCTGGGAATAAGGTGATGTCTCTAACCGGACATTCAAAACCCATATACACTGTTGATTGGTCAACAAACGGACATCAAGTAGCCACCGGTGGTGGTGATGGATTGATCAATGTTTGGGATATAAGACAACGAGACGGTGGTCAAGTACACCAAATTTTGGCACACCGAAACATCGTTACTAAAGTTCAATTCTCAAAAGACGATAATGGCAAAAAACTTGTATCTTGTGGTTATGATAATCTGATTAATGTATATAGTAGTGACAATTGGTTGAAAGTGGCAAGCCTGGAAGGTCATACTGATAAAATTATTAGTTTGGATATTTCAAACGACTCCCAGTATTTAGTGAGCGGTGGTTGGGACAGGTCAGTGAAGATCTGGAATTGA
- the CSA1 gene encoding Csa1p — MGVQDKAPGTQRNRKLASVPRERSNVRHASQRTRSKNYKNISKKRAQQHAFGFSVSKMVAMIRARVWGTPVEEEEESVTSSSASPYDCVPLQWQAKFAQLQLQLQSTQKELQFVKEKCHLLQSVLDDANIDQRYLESRRDMKNIERDNLKPTEILPPSPVRAVNPLVTSSPIHMSPLQSRQRPLSALQPPKGPNFYAKYPKLPQTNILRESPTEESLSQAQ, encoded by the coding sequence ATGGGAGTTCAAGACAAGGCACCAGGAACACAGAGGAACCGCAAGTTAGCGTCCGTACCTCGTGAAAGAAGCAACGTCCGGCACGCTTCGCAGAGGACACGTTCCAAGAACTACAAGAATatctcaaagaaaagggcCCAACAGCATGCGTTTGGGTTCAGCGTTTCAAAGATGGTTGCAATGATCCGGGCACGTGTGTGGGGAACACCCGTcgaggaggaagaagaaagcgTAACCTCTTCGTCTGCGTCTCCTTACGACTGTGTGCCTCTGCAATGGCAAGCCAAATTCGCGCAACTACAACTGCAACTGCAATCCACGCAAAAGGAACTACAATTTGTCAAGGAGAAGTGCCACTTGCTGCAATCGGTGCTGGACGATGCGAACATCGACCAAAGGTACCTCGAGTCCCGCAGAGACATGAAAAACATTGAACGGGACAATCTCAAGCCTACTGAAATTTTGCCGCCCTCTCCAGTGAGAGCGGTGAACCCATTAGTGACTTCGAGCCCAATCCACATGTCGCCGCTCCAGTCTCGCCAGAGACCACTTTCGGCATTGCAGCCCCCCAAGGGCCCCAACTTTTACGCCAAGTATCCGAAACTACCCCAGACGAATATCCTAAGAGAATCTCCCACTGAGGAATCGCTTTCCCAGGCCCAATAG
- the HDA3 gene encoding Hda3p: MDLLRILDTKPIPTIVDATTLGISGNTSGDYWLPTTMSLYQKELTDQIVSLHYSDILRYFETSHYKEDVILESMRTMCLNGSLVATHPYLLIDHYMPKSLITRDVPAHLAESGGKFNVLRDLINLVQEYETETAIVCRPGRTMDLLEALLLGNKVHIKRYDGHSIKSKQKPNDFSCTVHLFPSEGLKLVQHPIKSKARFDMLICLDTTVDTTHKDIQYILQYKREKKGLEKYAPIVRLVAINSIDHCTLFFGKKFDKNSREYLENVTAAMVILRDRLGTLPPDLRPIYSQKLHYLVDWLETPTVPWPLPDIYPLKQYTSMDVERSLLTEVHFKKSDDQLEDAFANYSKKRGRCGPNKSSSPNAVGIEDTDAPCFYSTKRLKNDYYTNPLKQDMTQLTGITTADNSSGVNYHLSSGIITHKLIQSMGEIYMDICLQKQELNDYSCLNALQDDHLQFFSNKDEKIVEEYDGAVRTNGENLKKSHELEVGSSSKLSQIETLEKEVEILKKNLAAQGERFAKLEELFIKTINLQDEIEKEDRINKSKDTEREYMEQEIKRAGDVIRENGEETSKLGNKRRELENELKLKLGDAETIKEEVREKISLLKGEIKLENDLNKELVEQLSKTMENLENLSISRVRTQNGNMKKKPKTKNQVVYK, encoded by the coding sequence ATGGATTTACTACGTATTTTGGATACGAAACCAATACCCACAATTGTCGATGCCACTACCTTGGGCATATCAGGCAACACCTCCGGTGATTATTGGCTACCAACTACAATGTCGCTTTACCAAAAGGAGCTTACAGATCAGATAGTATCACTACACTATTCTGACATTTTgagatattttgaaacttcGCATTATAAAGAGGATGTCATCCTCGAGTCTATGCGGACTATGTGTCTGAATGGTTCACTGGTAGCAACCCATCCGTACTTATTGATAGACCATTATATGCCTAAATCATTAATCACTAGAGATGTTCCTGCACATTTGGCAGAGAGTGGTGGGAAGTTCAACGTTTTGAGAGATCTTATAAACCTTGTTCAAGAATATGAAACCGAGACGGCCATTGTCTGCAGGCCAGGAAGAACAATGGATTTGTTGGAGGCTTTACTTCTGGGGAACAAGGTACATATTAAAAGATACGATGGTCATTCCATCAAGTCAAAGCAGAAGCCTAATGATTTTTCATGTACTGTTCATTTATTTCCTTCTGAAGGTTTGAAATTGGTACAGCATCCGATAAAATCTAAGGCTCGGTTTGATATGCTGATCTGTTTAGACACCACGGTGGACACAACTCATAAAGATATCCAATACATCTTACAATATaagagagagaagaaaGGTCTTGAAAAGTATGCTCCGATTGTTAGATTAGTAGCCATTAATTCGATTGACCATTGTACTTTATTTTTCGGTAAAAAATTCGATAAGAATAGTAGAGAATACTTGGAGAATGTCACTGCAGCTATGGTAATCCTGAGGGACCGTTTAGGTACGCTACCACCGGATTTGAGACCTATTTATTCACAAAAATTACATTACTTGGTAGACTGGTTAGAAACCCCAACAGTACCGTGGCCCTTACCAGATATTTACCCATTAAAGCAATACACCTCGATGGATGTAGAAAGATCTTTGTTAACAGAAgttcatttcaaaaaatcagaTGACCAACTAGAAGATGCCTTTGCTaactattcaaaaaaaagagggcGTTGTGGGCCTAATAAATCATCATCGCCTAATGCTGTTGGAATCGAGGATACTGACGCTCCATGTTTCTATTCCACCAAAAGATTGAAGAATGATTATTACACAAATCCATTGAAACAAGATATGACTCAATTAACAGGTATCACCACTGCTGACAACTCCTCTGGTGTAAATTATCATTTATCGAGTGGAATTATAACACATAAATTGATCCAGTCAATGGGGGAAATATATATGGATATTTGCTTGCAAAAACAAGAGCTAAACGACTACTCGTGTCTGAACGCTTTACAAGATGATCATTTACAATTCTTCTCGaacaaagatgaaaaaatcgtTGAAGAATATGATGGGGCAGTACGAACGAATGGTGAAAACTTAAAAAAGTCCCACGAACTAGAAGTTGGAAGCAGCTCTAAGTTATCCCAAATTGAAACATTAGAGAAAGAAGTTGAaattctgaagaaaaatttagcGGCTCAAGGTGAAAGATTCGCCAAATTAGAAGAATTATTCATTAAAACTATTAATCTACAAGATGAGATCGAGAAGGAAGAcagaataaataaatcaaaagatACTGAAAGGGAATATatggaacaagaaattaaaagagCAGGTGATGTTATAAGAGAAAATGGCGAAGAGACAAGCAAGCTTGGTAATAAGAGAAgagaattagaaaatgaactgaaattgaaacttgGAGACGCTGAGACTATCAAGGAAGAAGTGCGGGAGAAGATTTCCCTTCTAAAAGGGGAAATTAAGCttgaaaatgatttgaataaaGAGTTAGTAGAACAACTGTCCAAGACAATGgaaaatttagaaaatttatcaatatcaAGAGTACGTACTCAGAATGGTaatatgaagaaaaaacccAAAACGAAAAACCAGGTAGTATATAAGTAA
- the AOS1 gene encoding E1 ubiquitin-activating protein AOS1: MTEGKLSEDEIALYDRQIRLWGMAAQANMRSARVLLINLGAIGSEISKSIVLSGIGHLTILDGHRVTEEDLGSQFFVGSEDVGQWKLDAAKDRIQDLNPRVELKFDKQALHEKDEIFFQQFDLVVATEMKADEAIKVNKLTRKLNIPLYVAGSNGLFAYVFIDXIEFVSEDEKLRSIRPTVVGPVSSNRSIIEITTRKDEEDETKLYERIKTRNSYKSLEEVLCTATLKEKLTRRQLKRVTSILPLTLTLLQQELNEGSEKIGFELLNREAAAWCGKLGVPMAILNDEYMQQIINQRYIEFAPVAAIIGGTVAQDVINILGKRLSPLNNFIVFDGVTLDMPIFEF, from the coding sequence ATGACTGAAGGAAAATTAAGTGAGGATGAAATTGCGCTGTACGATAGACAAATTCGTCTTTGGGGAATGGCAGCACAAGCCAATATGAGATCAGCAAGAGTATTGCTAATTAATCTTGGAGCCATTGGCTCCGAAATCAGCAAGAGTATTGTACTTAGCGGAATAGGACATTTGACAATATTGGATGGCCACAGAGtaactgaagaagatttgggctctcaattttttgtcgGCTCTGAAGATGTTGGCCAATGGAAATTAGATGCTGCCAAAGACAGGATCCAGGACTTGAATCCTCGTGTAGAGTTAAAGTTTGACAAGCAGGCCCTACACGAGAAAGAcgagatttttttccagcaaTTCGATTTAGTTGTAGCCACAGAAATGAAGGCTGATGAGGCAATTAAAGTTAACAAGTTAACCCGAAAATTAAACATTCCGTTATATGTTGCTGGTTCTAATGGACTATTTGCATACGTTTTTATTGATTTKATCGAATTCGTCTCAGaggatgaaaaattacGGAGCATAAGGCCTACTGTCGTTGGCCCTGTTTCAAGTAATCGAAGTATCATTGAAATCACCACTAggaaagatgaagaagatgaaacaaAACTTTATGAGCGTATCAAGACCAGAAATAGCTACAaatctttggaagaagtaCTATGTACAGCGACcctgaaagaaaaattgacaCGAAGACAGCTAAAAAGGGTCACCAGTATTTTGCCATTAACGCTCACATTGTTGCAACAGGAACTGAATGAGGGTAGTGAGAAGATAGGGTTTGAATTACTGAACCGAGAAGCAGCTGCATGGTGTGGGAAACTGGGTGTCCCTATGGCAATATTGAATGACGAATATATGCAACAAATTATCAATCAAAGATATATTGAATTTGCTCCTGTCGCAGCTATCATAGGGGGAACCGTCGCACAAGATGTCATTAATATCTTGGGTAAAAGATTGTCTCCTCTGAATAATTTCATTGTGTTTGATGGTGTTACTTTAGATATGCCTATTTTTGAGTTTtga